One genomic window of Eisenibacter elegans DSM 3317 includes the following:
- a CDS encoding lytic transglycosylase domain-containing protein, translating into MYQRIALWSLLGLLAVSQALLWYQMRYQKPSTEAVQAQVDSSIASLPLPTAQLHRALPDSFSFAGELVPLNKPEVREALEYELVRVTYFHVSTVMSLKRAKRWFPLIEPILAQHNIPEDLKYLVVVESNFSQATSPMQAKGFWQFLEKTGLEFGLRINAEVDERYDVLRATEAACLYFKQAHQKFQNWTLAAASYNIGMGGLKNFLDEQGVSNYYDVMTYAETDAYLYRAVAYKLLFEEPEAMGYGQPAGRHYQPWRYDSIVVEQPIFDLVAFAKNHQVTYKELKWHNPWLRTNRLTILDTRRPYVIVLPQQNKK; encoded by the coding sequence GTGTATCAACGTATAGCCCTTTGGAGCTTGCTCGGCCTCTTGGCAGTTTCGCAAGCCCTACTTTGGTATCAGATGCGCTACCAAAAGCCTAGCACCGAAGCCGTACAGGCACAGGTAGATAGCAGCATAGCCTCTCTACCACTGCCCACAGCACAGCTCCACAGGGCTTTGCCCGATAGTTTTAGTTTTGCCGGCGAGCTTGTTCCGCTCAATAAACCTGAGGTGCGCGAAGCGCTAGAGTATGAGCTGGTGAGGGTAACTTACTTTCACGTCAGTACAGTCATGAGCCTCAAGCGCGCCAAACGCTGGTTCCCGCTTATAGAGCCTATTCTAGCCCAACACAACATCCCCGAAGACCTCAAATACCTTGTCGTGGTAGAGAGTAACTTTAGCCAAGCTACTTCACCCATGCAGGCTAAAGGTTTTTGGCAATTTTTAGAAAAAACAGGGTTGGAGTTTGGCCTCCGTATCAATGCCGAAGTAGACGAGCGCTACGATGTACTCCGAGCTACCGAAGCCGCCTGCCTGTATTTCAAACAAGCACATCAGAAATTTCAAAATTGGACCTTGGCCGCCGCTTCCTACAACATAGGGATGGGAGGGCTGAAGAACTTCTTGGACGAACAGGGCGTAAGCAACTACTACGATGTAATGACTTATGCCGAAACCGATGCATACCTCTATCGGGCAGTAGCCTACAAACTATTGTTTGAGGAGCCCGAAGCAATGGGCTATGGGCAACCCGCCGGGCGGCACTATCAGCCTTGGCGTTATGACAGCATTGTGGTCGAACAACCTATTTTTGACCTCGTCGCCTTCGCCAAAAATCACCAAGTTACGTACAAAGAATTAAAATGGCATAACCCTTGGCTACGTACCAATCGCCTGACAATACTCGATACACGACGACCCTATGTGATTGTCTTACCACAGCAAAATAAAAAATAA
- a CDS encoding TIGR00730 family Rossman fold protein gives MDITMNEQERKVKKAFETRNWNEIKTEDAWVIFKVMAEFVNGFEKLAQIGPCVSIFGSARTSPEHPYYQTAEDIAAKLVRHGYGVITGGGPGIMEAGNKGAASEGGKSVGLRIQLPFEKDSNLYVDHDKLITFDYFFVRKVVFMKYSQGFIVMPGGFGTLDEMFEAITLIQTKKVGNFPIVLVGRTYWQGLMDWLHQTVMLEEKNISPKDLELMRIVDTPDEAVQIIDEFYSQYLLKPNF, from the coding sequence ATGGATATTACTATGAACGAACAAGAAAGAAAAGTTAAGAAAGCCTTTGAAACCCGCAATTGGAACGAAATCAAGACAGAGGATGCTTGGGTGATTTTTAAGGTGATGGCCGAGTTTGTCAATGGTTTTGAGAAACTGGCCCAGATAGGGCCTTGTGTGTCTATATTTGGCTCTGCGCGTACTTCGCCTGAGCACCCCTACTACCAAACAGCTGAAGACATTGCTGCTAAGCTCGTACGGCACGGCTATGGAGTCATCACAGGTGGTGGCCCTGGCATTATGGAGGCCGGCAACAAAGGGGCAGCCTCTGAAGGTGGAAAGTCGGTAGGCTTGCGTATTCAGTTGCCTTTTGAAAAAGACAGCAACCTTTATGTAGACCACGACAAGCTCATCACCTTCGACTACTTCTTTGTCCGAAAGGTCGTGTTTATGAAATACTCTCAGGGCTTTATTGTGATGCCCGGCGGCTTTGGTACCTTAGACGAAATGTTTGAGGCCATTACGCTGATACAGACCAAAAAGGTAGGCAATTTCCCCATTGTGTTGGTAGGTAGGACGTATTGGCAAGGGTTGATGGACTGGCTACACCAGACGGTGATGCTGGAGGAGAAAAATATCAGCCCCAAAGACCTAGAGCTAATGCGGATTGTAGATACGCCAGATGAGGCTGTGCAAATCATCGACGAATTTTACTCTCAATATTTGCTCAAACCAAATTTTTAA
- the hslV gene encoding ATP-dependent protease subunit HslV, translating to MSQQNLPPTIHATTVLAVQHQGKIAIGADGQATMGNTVAKSNVRKIRKLSEGNIITGFAGSTADAFTLLERFEEKLSAYGNNMRRAAIELAKDWRTDRYLRRLEAMLITASNEELLLISGTGDVIEPDSNVLSIGSGSMYAQAAALALVRHAPHLSAEEIVREALNIAADICIYTNHNLVIEVL from the coding sequence ATGTCTCAACAAAATTTGCCCCCAACTATCCACGCCACCACGGTATTGGCTGTGCAACACCAAGGCAAGATAGCCATTGGCGCTGACGGTCAGGCCACTATGGGCAACACTGTAGCCAAGAGCAATGTACGCAAAATCCGGAAGCTATCCGAAGGCAATATCATTACCGGCTTTGCTGGCTCTACTGCCGATGCCTTTACCTTGTTGGAGCGCTTCGAAGAAAAGCTTAGCGCCTATGGCAACAACATGCGCCGGGCCGCCATTGAGTTGGCCAAAGATTGGCGTACCGATCGGTACCTCCGTAGGCTGGAGGCGATGCTCATTACGGCTTCTAACGAAGAGCTTTTGCTAATATCTGGCACAGGTGACGTAATAGAGCCAGACAGCAACGTGCTCTCTATTGGCTCGGGCAGTATGTATGCGCAGGCGGCAGCGCTTGCCTTAGTACGCCACGCCCCACACCTCAGCGCCGAGGAGATTGTGCGTGAAGCCCTCAACATCGCTGCTGATATCTGTATTTATACCAATCACAACCTCGTCATCGAGGTACTTTAG
- a CDS encoding NADP-dependent oxidoreductase, with translation MTNIANKKLTLAKRPVGDPQPDNWALETETIDGLAEGEVLVQTALLSIDPAMRGWMNESKSYIRPVKIGEVMRALAGGKVIESRNPRFTAGDYVTGAWGVQEYAKGTGDEWQKVDTKMAPLETYVGTLGLTGMTAYFGLLDVGKPQAGETVLISGAAGATGSMVGQIAKVKGCRVVGIAGGAEKCRYVVEELGFDACVDYKEGRLHAEIKKHCPEGIDIFFDNVGGEILNIALAHLRLKARVIICGAISQYNNTTAPEGPANYLSLLVNRARMEGFVVLDYASRYAEAGAEMAQWMMQGKIKGKNHIVSGTVEDFPETLMMLFRGENFGKLMLKLD, from the coding sequence ATGACTAACATTGCAAACAAAAAACTGACCCTTGCCAAACGCCCTGTAGGCGACCCTCAGCCCGACAACTGGGCACTGGAGACAGAAACCATCGACGGACTAGCCGAAGGAGAAGTACTCGTACAGACAGCGTTGCTTTCTATAGACCCTGCTATGCGTGGCTGGATGAACGAAAGTAAGTCGTATATCCGCCCTGTAAAAATCGGAGAAGTAATGCGAGCCCTAGCCGGCGGGAAAGTCATCGAAAGCCGTAACCCCCGATTTACCGCAGGTGATTATGTTACAGGGGCTTGGGGTGTACAAGAATACGCCAAGGGTACTGGCGATGAGTGGCAGAAAGTCGACACAAAGATGGCTCCCTTGGAAACCTATGTCGGTACTCTCGGCCTTACGGGCATGACTGCCTACTTCGGCCTCCTAGATGTGGGTAAGCCCCAAGCTGGCGAAACTGTGCTGATATCAGGTGCTGCTGGCGCTACCGGCTCTATGGTTGGGCAGATAGCCAAGGTCAAAGGTTGCCGCGTGGTAGGCATCGCCGGAGGCGCAGAGAAATGTCGCTATGTAGTCGAAGAGCTTGGCTTTGATGCTTGTGTAGATTACAAAGAAGGTCGCTTACACGCCGAAATCAAAAAACATTGTCCTGAGGGTATCGATATTTTCTTCGACAATGTAGGTGGCGAAATTCTCAACATTGCCCTCGCACACCTGCGCCTCAAAGCACGTGTCATTATCTGTGGTGCTATCTCACAGTATAACAATACCACTGCCCCCGAAGGGCCTGCCAACTACCTCTCCTTGCTAGTCAATAGAGCACGTATGGAAGGTTTTGTAGTCTTGGATTATGCCAGTCGTTATGCCGAAGCCGGTGCTGAAATGGCACAGTGGATGATGCAGGGTAAGATAAAAGGCAAAAACCATATTGTCTCCGGAACAGTCGAAGACTTTCCCGAAACATTGATGATGCTTTTTAGAGGAGAAAACTTTGGCAAACTCATGCTCAAACTCGACTAA